A window of the Bombina bombina isolate aBomBom1 chromosome 3, aBomBom1.pri, whole genome shotgun sequence genome harbors these coding sequences:
- the LOC128651647 gene encoding bombinin-like peptides 1, whose translation MNFKYIVAVSILIVSAYARSEENDIQSLSQRDVLEEESLREIRGYKSAGKSILNSLKRLEAAIQSLRQRDVLDEESLREIRGIGGALLSAGKSALKGLAKGLAEHFANGKRTAEDHEVMKRLEAAVRDLDSLDHPEEASEKETRGFNQEEKEKRIIGPVLGLVGSALGGLLKKIG comes from the exons ATGAATTTTAAGTACATAGTTGCAGTGTCCATTTTAATAGTATCTGCATATGCACgaag tgaagaGAACGACATACAGTCTCTGAGTCAGAGGGATGTTTTAGAAGAAGAATCCCTGAGGGAAATCAGAGGTTACAAAAGTGCTGGTaaatcaattttaaacagcttGAAAAGACTGGAAGCCGCAATACAGTCTCTGAGACAGAGGGATGTTTTAGATGAAGAATCACTGAGGGAAATCAGAGGTATAGGAGGAGCCCTCCTAAGTGCTGGTAAATCAGCTTTAAAAGGCTTGGCTAAAGGATTGGCTGAGCATTTTGCGAATGGGAAGAGAACAGCTGAAGATCATGAAGTGATGAAAAGACTGGAAGCCGCAGTGCGTGATCTAGATTCCTTGGATCATCCAGAGGAAGCTTCTGAAAAGGAAACCAGAGGCTTCAATCAAGAGGAAAAAGAGAAACGCATTATAGGGCCAGTATTAGGTTTGGTTGGTAGTGCACTtggaggtttacttaaaaagattggaTAA